The genomic window TAAATATAAATGTGTTATTTTGGAATATAAACTAATCTAAAAAATAATATGCGGTACAAAAATCGTAAAAAAAATCATTATAGAAGATAGAATTAATAGATTTAATTTTATTATCAATTATGAAATTTATCAAATTAGTTAAAAAAGACAATGTTAATCTCAATCGATGATCTAATGTTAAAATAATTACTAATTATTGTTTCCTAATAATTAATTGTTTTATATTTGCATCGAAAAAAATTAATGTGTAATAAATTATAAATATATGAAAAACATATTGGTAATAGGTTGTGCCGGACAAATTGGTTCGGAATTGGTGCCCGAATTGAGAAAAAGATACGGAGTAAATAACGTGGTTGGGACTGATGTATCTTTGGATAAGATTAAAGGTAATCTGGCAGAAGGTCCTTCCGAAGTATTGAATATTTCTGATACTCCCCGACTTATCGATTTGGTTAAGAAGTATAAGATTGATACAATTTATAATCTTGCTGCGTTATTATCTGCTGTTGCGGAAGCAAAACCGCAATTGGCTTGGGAAGTAGGCTTGATAGGTCATTATAATACTCTTGAAGTCGCTCGTGAATATAAATGTTCCGTATTCTTTCCAAGTTCGATAGGCTCTTTCGGTCCTTCAACACCTCATCAAAATACTCCTCAGGATACAATCCAGAGACCTACTACTATGTATGGCGTAACAAAAGTTTCCGCAGAATTACTCGGCGATTATTACAATAAAAAATACGGCGTTGATTCCCGTGGCGTCAGATTCCCGGGAATTATCTCAAACGTTACTCTTCCGGGTGGCGGAACAACAGATTATGCCGTTGAAATTTACTATGAAGCTGTGAAAAACGGCAAATATACTTGTCCGCTTAAAGCCGGAACTTTCCTTGATATGATGTATATGCCGGATGCTATTAAAGCTTGTATTGATGTTATGGAAGCAGATCCGTCAAAACTAATACATCACAACGGGTTCAATGTTACAGCTATGAGTTTCGATCCGGAAATACTTAAGAAGGCTATACAAAAACATATCCCGGAATTTGAATTGTTCTACGAAGTTGAGCCGATGAAACAATCAATAGCGGATTCATGGCCGGATAGTATGGATGATTCCTGCGCACGCCGTGAATGGGGGTGGAGTCCTGTATGGAACCTGGAAACTATGACCGAAGATATGATTAAAGTTATTAGAGATAAATACTCCAAATAGAATTAAGTAATTATTCTTTTTAATTCGAGATTTAACTTAGCTTCAATTCCCTTTAATTCTTTATCTTCGTTAATTAATAGTTCTATTTCCGAATGATCGGTTGTAAGTTTTAATTTCTCCTGAATTTCAGTTCTTAATTTTTTGATGTAACCGGCTTTTAAAGCATATACGGTTCTAAGAATAGTGTTATGAATATTATCACTTTCTTTACGTATATGAACTTTGTATTCTTTCCAGTTTTCACTTATCGAATAAGGACTTGCCAAAATACCGATTGCACATTTTGAAATTTCAGAGTCGGGATGATTAATGAAATATTTTTCGTCGGGAATATTTTCTTTTGTAAATTCTTCAGAAAAAATATCGAAAATCTTTTTGTAGAGATTATTCGTGAAAGTAACTTCATCTAAAGAAATCTCCGAAATAATAAATTCAGCAGTTGTTGCCATTCCATGCTCATCACCGGCATTATAAAAATCTGCTTTCTGAGCACCGTATAAAAGCAACTTTTCAATAATGCTTTTTTCTAAATATTCATAACCGTCATCTTCAACTAATTCTTTGTTGTAACTTTGACCCTTATCTTGCGGTTCAATATCAACAGGCTCGTCAATATCCGGTTTGTCTTTTTTGTAATTTCTTTTCCTGATTAATTTGTTAATTTCAATAATCAGAGTTTGTTCCTTAATATCAAGTAGTTTGCCGCATTCCTGAACATAAACGGAGCGATTGATAGCATCCGGAATCAATGAAATAGAATTTACAACATCCTTAATTACTTCCGCTTTTTTTATAGGATCATTATTCGTATCTCTTAAAAGCAATTCGGTTTTGAAACTAATAAAATCCTTAGAATTATTTTTGAAATAATTGATTACTTCCGATGATTGATTTTTACGAACAAAAGAATCCGGGTCTTCATTTTCAGGTAAGGGGATAATTCTCACATTCAAACCTTCTTCAAGAATCATGTCTATTCCGCGTAAAGAAGCTTTTATTCCGGCTTGATCTCCATCGTAAATGATTGTCACATTTTGCGTAAATCTTTTTATCAATCTAATTTGTTCGATTGTTAAAGAAGTTCCGGAAGAAGCAACAACGTTTTTAAATCCAGCTTGATACATGCTGATCACATCTGTATAACCTTCAACAAGGTAACACAGGTCGTGCGACATAATTGCAGATTTAGCAAAAAAGACTCCGTATAGCGTTTCACTTTTGTGGTAAATTTCTGTTTCCGGACTGTTAATGTACTTTGCCTTATTCTTATCGGCACTCATTATCCTGCCTCCGAAACCAACAACTCTTCCCGATAAATTATGTATGGGGAAAATTATTCTTCCGCGAAATCTGTCGAATTTCTTACCGTCATCATGAATACTTACTAATCCTGATTTTTCGAGAATATCATCCTTGTAACCGTTTTCTTTTGCGTTTTTATAAAAAGCTTCAAATTCATCCAAACCATAACCGAGCTGGAAAGTTTTTATCGTATCTTCAATAAATCCGCGTTCTTTAAAATACGATAAGCCTATATCTTTTCCGGCTTTAGTATTAAAAAGAGTTTCGGAGAAATATTTCTGTGCGAAAACATTGATATTAAACAATCTGTCTTTAATGTCGTCACGCAGGATTTCCTCAGCGGTGCGTTCGGTTTCTTCAATTGTGATATTGTATTTTGCCGCAAGATATTTTAGAGCTTCCGGATATGAACAATGCTCGTGTTCCATTATAAAATGCACAGAGTTACCGGCTTTTCCGCAACCGAAACATTTGAAAATACCCTTGGCGGGCGATACTACGAATGAAGGAGTTTTTTCATTATGAAACGGGCATAAACCAAGAAGGTTGGCACCGCGTTTCTTTAAGGTAACAAAGTCGCCGACAACCTCTTCAATTCGAGCAGAATCAATTATGGTATTAACAATATCCCGTTTTATCATAAATGCAAAGATAGTTTTTTCAGTTGACAATTTATAATTGGCAGTTGACAATTTTTATTAGTTGATTATGAGTAATTGTCGATGATGTATTTCAATCAGCACTATCTAATGTGCTTCGAGCCAGTTATTACCAATTCCGACAGATACATCAATAGGAACACTTAATTCTATTGTGGTACTCATTTTATCTTGAACTATTTTACTCAAAAGTTCGGTTTCGGATTTATGAGTATCAAAAATCAACTCATCATGAACCTGCAAAATCATTCTGGATTTAAGATTTTTATCCTCAATTTCTTTTTCAATATTGATCATTGCAATTTTTATCATATCGGCGGAAGAACCCTGAATGGGGGCGTTTATAGCGAAACGTTCGGCATAACCGCGTGTAACATTGTTTCTTGAATTTATATCTTTGATAAAGCGCTTCCTGCCCAAAATGGTTTCAACATATTCATGTTCTTTGGCAAATACAACAATATCTTCCATATACTTTTTAATATTCGGATAACTTATAAAGTATTGCTCAATTAATTCAGCGGCTCTTTTACGTGGAATATGAAGTCGCTCCGACAAACCGAAAGTTGATATTCCGTATATTATGCCGAAGTTTACTGTTTTTGCCATTCGTCTCATATCGGCAGTAACTTCCTTTTCAGGAATCCCGAAAACAGCGGCAGCAGTTGCAGTATGAATATCTTTACCTTCTTTGAAAGCGTTTATCATGCCTTTATCTTTGGAAATATGCGCTATTAGTCGTAATTCTATCTGTGAATAATCGGCAGACAGAAAGATAAAATCATTGTTACGCGGAACAAATGCTTTCCTGATTTCTTTTCCGCGTTCGGTTCTAATAGGAATATTCTGTAAATTAGGATTGTTGGAACTTAATCTTCCAGTTGCAACAACAGCCTGATTGTAAGTGGTATGTATTCTTCCTGTTCTTGGATTTATCAATTGTGGAAGCGGTTCCACGTATGTTGATTTAAGCTTTGTTAATGAACGATAAGAGAGAATATCATCTACAATGGGATGAATAAATTGTAGTTTGGAAAGAATATCTTCCCCGGTAGAATATTGTCCGGTCTTTGTTTTCTTCGGTTTTTGCGCAATCTTCAATTTATCGAATAATATCTCTCCCAACTGTTTCGGCGAATTAATATTAAAAATCTCACCGGCATAATCATAAATATTTTCTTCCAGTTTATAAATATCCTTGCTTAATTCTTCTGAGAAAGAATTAAGTGCATTGGGATCAATTCTCACACCTTCAAACTCCATACTCGTTAAAACTTTCACCAAAGGCATTTCTATCATTTCAAAAAGCTTGATATTGTTGGTTTTCTTTAATTCTTCATTTAAAATTAAATATAATTGATAGGTAATATCAGCATCTTCAGCGGCATATTCTTTTAAAATCTCAAGATCAACATTCCGCATATTACCCTGATTTGCACCTTTCTTACCAATTAAGCTTTCAATAGAAACCGGATTATAATTCAAATATACCTGGGCAAGATAATCCATATTATGTTTTGTTTCCGGATTTATCAAATAATGTGCAATCATCGTATCAAAAATCCTTGCTTTAACATTTATATCATACCATTTCAAAACCAAAAAATCGAACTTAAGATTTTGTCCTATTATTAGCATTTCCGGATCATTAAAAAAAGTTTTGAATTTTGAAATAATTTGACAGGTTTCATCAAAATTATTCGGACAGGTAATGTAATAAGCTTTATGCTTTTCGAAAGCAATTGAGAATCCGACAAGTTCACAGTTATTGGCATCAAGCCCCGTTGTTTCAACATCAAAAGCAAACTCCTTTTTATCCTGTAAAATTTTAATCAAATCATCAATTTCTTTTTCCTCCTGAAGAAGAATATATTCATGCTTAACGGTTTTGATGTTCTCATAAATATCAGTAAAAAGACCGGCTTCACTATCACCGAATAAACCTCCGAATCCCGAATCTTTTTTATCTGCTTTGGCTTTATCGATTTTATCCAATTTATCGATTTTATCTATTTTGTCAGCTTCACCGGTTTTATTCGATTGCTCATCCAAAGATAAATCTGTAAATATTCTTTTTCCTAATGTTCTGAATTCCAATTTTTCAAATATTTCTTTCAATTCTTTTGCATTTGGTTTTGAAAGAATAAAAGAATCGATATCCGAATGGCAAGGTGTATCGGTAACAATTGTTGCAAGATGTTTGGATTCGATTGCAAGTTCTTTATTATCAACGATCTTCTGTTTTAGTGTTTGGTTTTTTATTTTATCGGTATTTTCGAGGATATTCTCTATGTTATCGAATTCGTCTAAAAGTTTTTTTGCGCCTACGGGACCAACTCCGGGAACTCCCGGAATATTATCTGATGAATCTCCGACAAGTCCGAGATAATCAATCATTTGACGAGTGTTTTTCAATCCGAATTTTTCACAAACTTCTTTTTCTCCTAGTATTTCCGTCGGATTTTTTCCATAAGCTGGTTTGTACATTTTTATGCAGTCATTTACAAGCTGACCGAAATCTTTATCGGGTGTTACCATAAAAACCTCATAACCTTCTTTACAGGCTTTTGTTGCGATTGTCCCGATGATATCATCAGCTTCATATCCTTCGCACACAACAATAGGAATATTAAAAGCCGTGAGAATTTCCTTTATATATGGAATGTTGGAGGCTATATCTTCCGGCATAGCGCTTCGGTTTGCTTTATATTGTTCGTATTTTTCATGACGAAAAGTTGGCTTTTGAGAATCGAAACAAACGGCTAAATGAGTAGGGTGTTCTTTCTTTATCAATTCATAAAGATATGTGGTAAATCCGAAAGCTGCGGAAGTATTAATATTTGTTGAAGTTATTCTGGGATTTTTTTGAAATGCGAAATAAGCTCTGTAAATCAATGCCATCGCATCGAAAAGGTATAGTTTTGATTTGCTCATAAAAATGATTGATTAATAATTGTGCAAAGATAAATTATTCAATCGACAATTGAGAATTGACTGTTGACAATTTTTCAGATGAAAAGTAGGAGAGTGGTATTTTTTTATCTTGAATGAAAAATTATAAAAATATTCAATTTGCTATTCTTGTTATCTTTGCCGAATGAAATTATTTATCGCAATACCGCTTCTGAGAGAATCCGAAAACTTAGAAAGTCTCTTAAGTGATCTTGGAAATCAATCATTATTCGATTTCAAGGTTTTATTTTGCGTAAATAATCCGGAAGAATGGCATAATAATCCTGAAAAACAGAATGATATTATTGATAATAAGAGAACTTTGGAAATATTAAGAGATATAAATAATCTTGATATTGAAGTAATTGATAAATCTTCCGAAGGAAATGGGTTCGATATTAAAAATGCGGGCGTAGGTATGGCTCGTAGAGTTTTAATGGATAGAATCTCGGAAATTGCTTCAGGAGAAGACATTATAATCAGTCTTGACGGCGATACTCATTTTAATGAAGATTATTTCTTGTCGATTAGAAATAATTTTGAAAGAAATGAAGATGCTTTGGCACTCTCAATTCCTTATTATCATCCGCTTACAAATAATGAAGAACAAAATAATTGTATTTTACGCTATGAAATTTATATGCGGCATTATATGATTAATATGTTGAAAATCAATAATCCGTATGCTTTTACTGCGCTTGGCTCCGCAATTGCTTTGCCTGTATGGGCTTACAGAAAGATTGGAGGAATTGTACCGCGAAAATCGGGCGAAGATTTTTATCTTTTGCAATCTCTAAGAAAAACCGGTAGAATTGTTTTGTGGAACGAAGAGCATGTTTACCCGCAGGCCCGGTTTTCCGATAGGGTTGCATTTGGAACAGGTCCGGCTATGATAAAGGGAATTAGTGGCGACTGGAATTCGTATCCGTTTTATAATGAGAAATTTTTCAATGAAGTTGAAGAGACATATTCGCTTTTCAAAAATTTATTTGAAGAAGATATTGAAACTCCGATGAGTGAATTTCTTCGTTCTTCATTTAAAACCGAAGATTTATGGAGTCCTTTACGCAAAAATTACAAATTGCCGGAAAGATTTATTCACGCTTGTATGGTAAAAGTTGATGCTTTAAAAATACTTCAGTATTTAAGATTTCGACAAAAAAAATCAGTTCAGGAAAAAGAGTATGATATTACTCAGACTGTAAGGAATGAATTATACAACATTGAGAATAAATTAAGGTTTGAAAATTTATAGATTTGAAGATTTATATTTCATTTCAAGTGTTAAACAATTATTTATCTGATAATTATTTATTGATATTGAAAGGATTAAAAGGTAAGCCTATAGAAATAATTTTCTAATCTTAAATCATTAAATTATTGAATACGGAATATATAATTCTCAACTGCTCATAATCAATTAATAAAAATTGTCAATTGCCAATAATAAATTGTCAATTGAAAAAACTATCTTTGCAAAAAATGATTTATTAATTATGAGAAAATTATCAACTTTTATTGTTTTATTATTCTCTTCTCTGCTGATATTTTGTCAAGAGAAGACTTTTACGCTCGAAGATTGTATTTATATGAACCGTGATTTGTTTCCCAAAAGCATACAAAATCTTCAATGGATTCCCGGAACCTCGGATTATTCTTTTATAAAAGATAGTACGTTGATTACCGGCAATGCAAAATCCGATAAAGAGAAAACATTACTTAGTTTAAAAGAATTATCCGCTGCTGTTGAAAATAGTGAGAATGAAGTTGCTTTTTCAAACCGATTTCCCGCAATCAGTTGGACTGATAAAAATTCTTTCCGGTTTTCAATAAAAAATGATATTTATTCTTATAATCTGATTGATAAAAAGATTATGCATCTTGCAACTCGTCCTGAAGGCGAAAATCTTGATAAAGGAAATAATTCGTATATATATGCTTTCACTGACGGCGGAGATTTATATATTTCTAAAAACAGGGAAAATACATGTATCGCAAAATCTGAAAAAGATGGTGTGTCGTACGGTGCCGAAGGAGTACATAGAAGTGAATTCGGCATAAGTAAAGGAACATTCTGGTCGCCAAATGATAATTATCTTGCTTTTTATCGTTTGGATGAAAGCATGGTTGCAGATTATCCGCTTGTTGATATTTCAACAAGAATTGCAACTGTCGGAAATATCAAATATCCTATGGCAGGAATGTCAAGTCACGAGGTAACTTTGGGAGTTTATGATTTAGAAACCGGAAAAACCGTTTATATGAAAATCGGTGATCCGGCTGATCAATACCTGACGTCCGTAACTTGGGATCCTTCAGAAAAATATATTTATATTGCAATTTTAAATCGCGATCAGAATCATCTTAAATTAAATAAATACGATATCGGAACCGGTGATCTTGTGAAAACTTTGTTTGAAGAAACAGATAAAGAATACGTTGAGCCTTTAAATCCGCTTCTTTTTATTTCGAAAGATAAAAGTAAATTCATCTGGCAATCGCGCAGAGACGGTTGGAATCACCTTTATCTTTATAATACTGATGGAAACTTAATCAAACAACTTACTAAAGGAAATTGGGAAGTTACTGAAGTTGCGGGCTTTAATAAAAATGAAGATGCAATTTATGTTTGCGGAACTTACGATAGTCCTGTCGAAACAAATCTTTACTCAGTAAAAATAAAAGATCAAAGTGTTAAAAGATTAACCGATGTTCACGGTACTCATTATTGTAATTTATCTCCGAACAAAGATTATTTTATTGATTCATACAGTAATACCGAAATTACAAGAATTATTAATGTTGTAGATATTAATGGAAAAATAGTCAAGACTTTACAAGAGGATGCGGATCCTTTGAAAGATTATGCAAAATGCAAGATAGAGTTAGGTACTTTAAAGAGTAATAATAATGATGATTTGTATTACAGGATGATATTACCGCCTGATTTTGATCCGAATAAAAAATATCCTGTATTTTTCTATGTTTACGGTGGGCCGCACATGCAAATGATAACCGATTCGTGGAATGCGGGCGCAGGTTTTTGGGATCTTCGCTGGGCACAGCGTGATTACATTGTTTTTTCAATGGATAACAGAGGAACTCCTAACAGAGGCGCTGATTTTGAACAGTGTATTCATCGCAATCTCGGAGTTCTCGAAGTGGAAGATCAAATGAAAGGTGTTGAATATCTTTGTTCGCTTCCTTATGTTGATTCCGATAGAATGTCTGTGGACGGTTGGAGTTACGGCGGGTTTATGACTATATCTTTGATGTTGAAGCAACCTGATGTTTTCAAGGTTGGTGTTGCCGGCGGACCGGTTATCAAATGGGAATATTATGAGATAATGTACGGCGAAAGATATATGGATACTCCGGAAGATAATCCAGACGGATATAAAAACGGAAATTTAACAAATTATGTTGAAAATCTGAATGGAAAATTAATGCTGATTCATTGTACTACTGACCCTGTTGTAGTTTGGCAACATAGCCTTAGCTTTATTGAATCTTGTATTAAAGCAAAAAAACAAGTTGATTATTTTGTATATCCCGGTCATGAACATAATGTAAGAGGAATAGACAGAGCACATTTATATGAAAAAATAGAAAACTATATTGATGATAATTTAAAATAATTTTTAACCTACAAAATGGAAGTATTTATAATTATCGGGCTGATCTTGCTTAACGGATTTCTCTCCATGAGCGAGATTGCAGTGGTTTCATCCCGAAAGGCCCGATTAGAAAAAGATGTTAAAGAAGGAAGTAGTAGCGCCAAAACTGCTATAAAACTAATTAAAAACCCGGATAACTTTTTATCCACAGTACAAATCGGGATTACACTTATCGGTATTTTAACCGGTATCTTCTCAGGTGCTGCCTTTGCAGACCTATTGGCTCCGCTTATCGCAAAAATAAAATTTCTGGAAAGCAGCGCACATACAATTGCACAAGTATTAATTGTAATAATTGTAACTTATCTGACATTGATTTTCGGCGAGCTTGTCCCGAAACGTTTGGCAATGAGTAATCCTGAAAAAATTGCGAAGCTTATTGCCAAGCCGATGAACTCTTTGTCGATAATATGTAAACCTTTCGTTTGGATATTATCTAAAAGTACCAGATTTTTTACGAAACTTTTCAATATATCTACTGATGAATCAAAAATTACTGAGGATGAAATCAAGGCGATAATTCAGGAAGGTACTGAAGATGGTGAAATCCAAGAGGTTGAACAAGATATTGTGGAAAGAGTTTTTAATCTCGGCGATAGGAATATCAGTTCTATTATGACTCACCGGAGTGAGATTGTTTGGCTTGATATTAATGACAGTAATGAAATTAACAGTGATAAGATAAAGGATAATCTTTTTAATATGTATCCGGTTTGTGATGAGGAATTGGATGAAATATTAGGGATTATATACCTTAAAGATCTTTTCGGGAAAATTGATAATGAAAATTTTAATTTAAGGGATGTCATTAGTGAGCCGCAATATTTACCTCATAATCTCAGTGTTTATGATGCATTGAACCATTTGCAGGTCGGACGGTTGCGCTCGAGTATTGTTATTGACGAATTCGGTAGTGTATTGGGAATTGTAACCGTGAAAGATATAGTTGAAGCTCTACTCGGCAGTATTCCGGAAATTGGTGAAGAACAGGAAATTATTCCTTTGGAAAATGGGTCTGTGCTGGTTGACGGGCAATGTCCGTTTTACGATTTCCTCGAATATTTTGATATGGAAGACCTTTATAATGATAATAACTTTGTAACCTTAAGCGGTTTGATTCTTGATGTTTTGGAAAAAATTCCCAAAGCAGGTGATAAATTTCAATGGAATGGTTTTGAATTTCAAATTGTTGATATGGACGCCGCAAGAATCGATAAGGTTATGGTTACGAAATTAATTGATAGTTAAAAATTGATGAAATAAATGAGTTCAAGTAAAATATTTGAAGTGAAAATATAAACATTGTAATGTATTACTTGTAACAAATATTAATGTAAATTTTGAAAATTATATAATTCTTTCTAAAAGGATAGTATGTAAAAGATAAATGTCATTGGTATTAAAATCGCAAACCCCGAAAAATATTAATTAAATATAAATATTATGGATTTTATTAAAAATTACATTGAAGAAAACAAAGATCGTTTTCTGGAGGAATTATTCGAACTTATGCGAATTCCGTCGATAAGTTCGATAGCGGAAAATAAACCTGACATGTACCGTGCTGCAGAATATTGGAAAAACGCAATTATAAAAGCCGGTGCAGATAAAGCTGAGGTTTTTGATACTCCGGGCAATCCTGTCACTTACGGAGAAAAAATTATTGATCCGAAACTTCCTACCGTTTTAGTTTACGGTCACATGGATGTTATGCCTGTTGATCCTGTGGAATTATGGAATACTCAACCTTTTGAACCTGTTGTTAAAGACGGAATCATTTATGGCCGTGGTGCGGATGACGATAAAGGCCAGGGATATATGCATGCAAAAGCTTTTGAATTACTTGTGAAATCAGGCAAATTGCCTTGTAATGTGAAATTCTTGATAGAAGGAGAAGAAGAAATCGGGTCAACAAATCTTTACAAATTTTGCGAAGACCATAAAGATATGCTAAAGGCTGATGTTTTCCTTGTTTCGGATACAAGTATGATTGCTCAGGATGTTCCTTCAATTACTGCCGGATTAAGAGGCTTGGCTTATTGGCAGATAGAAGTTACCGGTCCTAACAAAGATTTACATTCCGGACTTTTTGGCGGAGCTGTTGCGAATCCGATAAATATATTATGTAAAATGATTTCCGATGTTTTTGATGAAGATAATCATATTACAATACCCGGATTTTATGATGATGTTATTGAAGTTTCTCCTAAGGAAAGAAAAATGATGGGAGAAGCTCCTTTCGATAAAGCGGAATATAAAAAAGCTCTTGATGTTAACTCTCTCTGGGGCGAGAAAGGTTATACCACTAATGAACGTACATGGATAAGACCTACTTTTGATGTTTGCGGAATTTGGGGCGGATATCAAGGCGAAGGTTCAAAAACTGTTATTCCATCTAAAGCTTATGCAAAGATTTCTTGTCGTTTAGTACCGGATCAAGATAATCATAAGATTTCAAAACTGGTTAAAGAATATTTTGAAAAAGTTGCGCCGAAATCCGTTAAAGTTTCAGTTACGGAAATGCACGGCGGTCAAGCTTATAATTGTCCGATTACATTACCGGCATATGAAGCTGCGGAAAAAGCTTTCGAAAAAGTTTATGGTAAAACTCCGATACCTGTTCGCAGTGGCGGTTCAATCCCTATCATTGCCGGCTTTGAATCTATACTCGGTGTTAAAAGTGTATTGATGGGCTTTGGTTTGAGTAGTGATGCGATTCATTCTCCGAATGAAAATTATCCTTTATATAATTTTTATAAAGGTATTGAAACTATCAGCAATTTCTACCTTGAATATGCAGAAATTATGAAAAAATAATTCTGCCCTAAAAAAAATACTTGCCTGTAAAACAGGTCAATAATTTTTAAGTGATATTAAAGTCTCATTAGAGGTTTGTAGGTAAAAATAAAAGGAGCCGGTACAAAATATCGGCTCCTTCAACAATAGAACTAAAAAAACTAATTAATAAATTAGGGTATTAAAAGAACTAAAAACACCCGTATCATTATAATGCATTTTTATGCATTTTTATTGTGTACTTTTCGAACTTTCCAATAACTTCTTATTAAAAAGAAAATTCCAAGCAGAATAAATGGTATAGAAAGTATTTGTCCCATATCTAATTTCATTCCTGCTTCAAAAGCAACTTGCGGATTTTTAATAAATTCCACAAAAAATCTAAATGTAAATATTAATACTAGAAATAATCCGAATAATAATCCGTTCGGCGTGTCTTTTCCCTTCTTTTTATAGATAAAGAAAAGAATTAAGAATGTAATTATACATGATAAGGCTTCATATAATTGAGTAGGATGTTTTGGAACAGTTTCGCCGTTTCTTTCAAAAATAACACCCCAAGGAAGAGTAGTCTCAATTCCATAAATCTCAGAATTACAGAAATTTCCTATTCTGATTAATGCACCTGCAATTGCAACACCTATGACTAATCTGTCGAGACACCAAATAGGATCGTATTTATATTTTCTTGCAAGTATCCAAACTGTTATCGGAAGTGCAATTGCGGCGCCGTGACTTGCCAGTCCGCCCTCCCAGACTTTTAAAATTCTTAACGGATTACTGAAATAATATGCCGGTTCGTAAAAGATACAATGTCCCAAACGCGCACCGATAACTAAAGCAATAAGCAGCCATAATGCAGTTTTATCAAAAACTTTCTGACTGATGCCTTCTCTTTTAAAAGTATATCCTAGAATCAAGTAACACAAATAAATACCTAATGCAAAAAGTACTCCGTACCAAGCAATATGTATTGAAGTATTTGGAAAAACCTGAGGATTAAAATTCCATCTAATATATTCTAAAATCATCTTGAAAAAATTTATGCAAATTTATAATTTTTCTTGAGACATTTTCA from Bacteroidales bacterium includes these protein-coding regions:
- a CDS encoding NAD-dependent epimerase/dehydratase family protein; translated protein: MKNILVIGCAGQIGSELVPELRKRYGVNNVVGTDVSLDKIKGNLAEGPSEVLNISDTPRLIDLVKKYKIDTIYNLAALLSAVAEAKPQLAWEVGLIGHYNTLEVAREYKCSVFFPSSIGSFGPSTPHQNTPQDTIQRPTTMYGVTKVSAELLGDYYNKKYGVDSRGVRFPGIISNVTLPGGGTTDYAVEIYYEAVKNGKYTCPLKAGTFLDMMYMPDAIKACIDVMEADPSKLIHHNGFNVTAMSFDPEILKKAIQKHIPEFELFYEVEPMKQSIADSWPDSMDDSCARREWGWSPVWNLETMTEDMIKVIRDKYSK
- the dnaG gene encoding DNA primase, with protein sequence MIKRDIVNTIIDSARIEEVVGDFVTLKKRGANLLGLCPFHNEKTPSFVVSPAKGIFKCFGCGKAGNSVHFIMEHEHCSYPEALKYLAAKYNITIEETERTAEEILRDDIKDRLFNINVFAQKYFSETLFNTKAGKDIGLSYFKERGFIEDTIKTFQLGYGLDEFEAFYKNAKENGYKDDILEKSGLVSIHDDGKKFDRFRGRIIFPIHNLSGRVVGFGGRIMSADKNKAKYINSPETEIYHKSETLYGVFFAKSAIMSHDLCYLVEGYTDVISMYQAGFKNVVASSGTSLTIEQIRLIKRFTQNVTIIYDGDQAGIKASLRGIDMILEEGLNVRIIPLPENEDPDSFVRKNQSSEVINYFKNNSKDFISFKTELLLRDTNNDPIKKAEVIKDVVNSISLIPDAINRSVYVQECGKLLDIKEQTLIIEINKLIRKRNYKKDKPDIDEPVDIEPQDKGQSYNKELVEDDGYEYLEKSIIEKLLLYGAQKADFYNAGDEHGMATTAEFIISEISLDEVTFTNNLYKKIFDIFSEEFTKENIPDEKYFINHPDSEISKCAIGILASPYSISENWKEYKVHIRKESDNIHNTILRTVYALKAGYIKKLRTEIQEKLKLTTDHSEIELLINEDKELKGIEAKLNLELKRIIT
- the polA gene encoding DNA polymerase I yields the protein MSKSKLYLFDAMALIYRAYFAFQKNPRITSTNINTSAAFGFTTYLYELIKKEHPTHLAVCFDSQKPTFRHEKYEQYKANRSAMPEDIASNIPYIKEILTAFNIPIVVCEGYEADDIIGTIATKACKEGYEVFMVTPDKDFGQLVNDCIKMYKPAYGKNPTEILGEKEVCEKFGLKNTRQMIDYLGLVGDSSDNIPGVPGVGPVGAKKLLDEFDNIENILENTDKIKNQTLKQKIVDNKELAIESKHLATIVTDTPCHSDIDSFILSKPNAKELKEIFEKLEFRTLGKRIFTDLSLDEQSNKTGEADKIDKIDKLDKIDKAKADKKDSGFGGLFGDSEAGLFTDIYENIKTVKHEYILLQEEKEIDDLIKILQDKKEFAFDVETTGLDANNCELVGFSIAFEKHKAYYITCPNNFDETCQIISKFKTFFNDPEMLIIGQNLKFDFLVLKWYDINVKARIFDTMIAHYLINPETKHNMDYLAQVYLNYNPVSIESLIGKKGANQGNMRNVDLEILKEYAAEDADITYQLYLILNEELKKTNNIKLFEMIEMPLVKVLTSMEFEGVRIDPNALNSFSEELSKDIYKLEENIYDYAGEIFNINSPKQLGEILFDKLKIAQKPKKTKTGQYSTGEDILSKLQFIHPIVDDILSYRSLTKLKSTYVEPLPQLINPRTGRIHTTYNQAVVATGRLSSNNPNLQNIPIRTERGKEIRKAFVPRNNDFIFLSADYSQIELRLIAHISKDKGMINAFKEGKDIHTATAAAVFGIPEKEVTADMRRMAKTVNFGIIYGISTFGLSERLHIPRKRAAELIEQYFISYPNIKKYMEDIVVFAKEHEYVETILGRKRFIKDINSRNNVTRGYAERFAINAPIQGSSADMIKIAMINIEKEIEDKNLKSRMILQVHDELIFDTHKSETELLSKIVQDKMSTTIELSVPIDVSVGIGNNWLEAH